In Finegoldia magna ATCC 53516, a genomic segment contains:
- a CDS encoding IS3 family transposase — protein sequence MAKLPKSSYYEWKIKLENPTDKDKEVKNEIKTIVDESKGRYGYRRVTMVLKNKGFNINHKRVLRIMREESLLCTKFKTRSRKYSSYKGQIGKVADNVVRRQFSATKPNQLWLTDVTEFRLRGKEEKLYLSPILDLYNSEIISYTLSNHPTTKLTNTMLEKAINKTKDISKLIIHSDQGFHYQHSTWTNKLEKLKITQSMSRKGNCLDNSPMENFFGILKQEMYYGVEFKSYDELVNEIERYIKWYNEDRIKTKLNGMSPVMYRLHSA from the coding sequence ATCGCTAAGTTACCTAAATCATCCTACTATGAATGGAAGATAAAATTAGAAAATCCAACAGACAAAGACAAAGAAGTTAAAAATGAAATTAAAACCATAGTAGATGAATCAAAAGGTAGATATGGCTACAGAAGAGTAACTATGGTATTAAAAAATAAAGGCTTTAATATCAACCATAAAAGAGTATTAAGAATAATGAGAGAAGAATCCTTGCTATGTACTAAATTCAAAACTAGATCAAGAAAATATTCATCATACAAAGGACAAATAGGAAAAGTAGCAGATAATGTAGTAAGAAGACAATTTAGCGCTACTAAACCAAATCAATTATGGTTAACAGATGTAACAGAATTTAGATTGAGAGGCAAAGAAGAAAAACTCTATCTATCACCAATACTAGACCTATACAACAGCGAAATAATTAGCTATACATTAAGCAATCATCCAACAACTAAATTAACCAATACAATGTTAGAAAAAGCAATAAATAAAACAAAAGATATAAGTAAACTAATAATACACTCAGACCAAGGATTTCATTATCAACATAGTACTTGGACAAATAAGTTAGAAAAATTGAAAATTACACAAAGCATGTCAAGAAAAGGAAATTGTCTAGACAATTCTCCAATGGAGAACTTCTTTGGAATATTGAAACAAGAAATGTATTATGGTGTGGAATTTAAAAGTTATGATGAATTAGTTAATGAGATCGAAAGATATATTAAATGGTACAATGAGGATAGAATTAAAACAAAATTAAACGGAATGTCCCCTGTCATGTACAGATTACATTCCGCTTAA